Genomic segment of Odontesthes bonariensis isolate fOdoBon6 chromosome 10, fOdoBon6.hap1, whole genome shotgun sequence:
GTTAACCAAACCAGTGATGTTTGCTCTCTAACCAGGTTAACCAAACCAGTGATGTTTGCTCTCTAACCAGgttaaccaaaccaaaccagtgATGTTTGCTTTCTAACCAGCTTAACCAACCCAGTGATGTTTGCTCTCTAACCAGGTTAACCAAACCAGGTGATGTTTGCTCTCTAACCAGGTTAACCAAACCAGGTGATGTTTGCTCTCTAACCAGGTTAACCAAACCGGTGATGTTTGCTCTCTAACCAGTGATGTTTGCTCTCTAACCAGGTTAACCAAACCGGTGATGTTTGCTCTCTAATCAGGTTAACCAAACCGGTGATGTTTGCTCTCTAACCAGGTTAACCAACCCGGTGATGTTTCCTCTCTAACCAGGTTAACCAAATCAAACCAGTGATGTTTGCTCTCTAACCAGGTTAACCAAATCAAACCAGTGATGTTTGCTCTCTAACCAGGTTAACCAAACCGGTGATGTTTGCTCTCTAACCAGGTTAACCAAACCGGTGATGTTTGCCCTCTAATCAGGTTAACCAACGCAGTGATATTTGCTCTCTAACCACGTTAACCAACCCAGGTTAACCAAACTGATGATGTTTGCTCTCTAACCAGGTTAACCAACCCAGGTTAACCAAACCAGGTGATGTTTGCTCTCTAACCAGGTTAACCAAACCAGTGATGTTTGCTCTCTAACCAGGTTAACCAACCCAGTGATGTTTGCTCTCTAACCAGGTTAACTGAGTTGAAGTTTCCAATTGAACCCTTTTATTGGCGACGTCACCTGACTGACCGTCTGACTCCGGTTTATTGTGTATTTGGAGTTATTTAAACCCAAAGTGCTGCTCTGGGTTTGGAGAACCTCCATTTTTATATGATTTTTAGCTGaattaacatgtttaaatacaatttaaaacaataattctTAATAATAAACCTGCAACGTGTCCCTGGCGGATATGCGTACAAACAGCACGCCGCTTTTTGCCATTTTTCTCGAGTCATTAATacatatttatatgtatataaatgtaATTTAATGTCAGATGGTCAGAGTTGGGGCTAAAGCACGGGGCCGGACGCCATTTAACTGATAAATGTGTAAACTGGCAACAtttaaaaggaaagagaaacacGGCGTGACTTGGCGTGCGATGACTTCGCCTTTTCACGAGAGCGGGCTGAAACATGGCGTCTGACTTTAACTGGAACACGGTCAACTCAGGAGGGATTCCCAgctcccacttctgactcaaggTGAAGTCAGAGCCACAGATGCATCATGGGAAGTGTAGTTTATGAGGTGTCTGTTGTGTTCTGAGGCCCCAGAAGTGAATAAGTTGGTCCTAAATGAACTAAACACACAGTAAAGGTCTCACCTGGTCTGTGTTTAACGCATGCTGGAGCTCCTGTTCGGGCTGAGTCGGTGCGGATGAGAAATCAGACTCTCAGGAGATCACCGACGGTTCAGCTTTGatcctttttaatttttttttttttatacatgtgaCTGTTGGAAAACTTACACTAAtcgtgccttttttttttttttaaaatatgtcTCCAAAGCAGTTTGTAAACTGAAACGCTCCaaatagattttatttattgtctGTACACTCGATTTAAAGCCATGCTCCTCACTGCTTTCTCTGAGGTTTCATATTGGAATCAGAGCTCGAGTTTTCTGAAGCTTTCAGTTTGTATTAGTGCAGCTTTACATTTTTGATGGTGCTTTAAACAACTTGAATAAAAACAGTGAACCCAGCCAAGCTGCTTTACTGACTCAGACCCAACAATGTGTCTTTAATGCTTCATGTTCAGCCAGGTTGGATGCCAGCTTCTCTTGGGTCATAAACCTATAATCTGGTCTCATCATCTCACCCAGTTTACACTCTGATAACCAACCGTGAGACCTTTTATGGGCCTTTCCCAGTTCTGAACAGTGACTGGAAGCTTCATTCAGCTTTCAGGTATAACATGTTTTAAAAGGATATTCTGGCTTTGTTTTAAGTTGCTTTTACAGTTTGTCAAATAAATGAGGAAAAGATTGTGGAATCACTCAATTTTGAGGGAAAATCTATAAAATAACCCTTTAATTtacatttctaaaacaaatagCCTCTCAAGTCTGAATATAGAGATGAGTTCAAAGAAAGTTTAACCACAGAACACCAACATTCAGTGCGTTTTACCCCAAATTAAAAACTAATAAAAGGTACCATCAAATTACTGAGAAGTTAGTGTTAACGAGATTCACGAATAATAGAACCACAATCACCCGACGTTAGTGGTTATATAACCTGCTGATTGACAGGAAACATGAGCCCCAACACTGGAAAGGATTCTAAAACTCCTTCATTCCTGTCGGATGTTCCCAGCCAGCTAAATGTGGAACATTCAGATCAAAGAGTTaggacagaaaactcaaagaaatgagccaaaagaagtgaaaaacaGCCGTAAACCATCACTGAGACCTAAAGAGGAGAAAACCAGGTCTCAGACGCGAGCAGCAAACAGTCCAGATCTGAAGCCGGCTTCAGATTTAAGGTGGAAGCTGAAATAAATGTTCATGAAAAGGCTCCTGGAGAAGAAGGTCGTCGGTATTCAGTTTACTTTCTTCCAAACCAAAAAGGATAAACCTCAGCTCAGTTCTAACGGCTCAGAGAAGTCAAGAAATGGATATTTCAACCTTAAATAGAAATCAACTCATACACATGATGAATTATTACATTTTAACACTAAACTTTACACTTTTTCTTCCAACGAATTTCAATCTAAAAATCACCAGTCGAGCCAGATTTCATGTTAAAAGCGGacacttttatttaaaaacagctAGAAAAAGAAAACGAAGACAAAAGAAGATAAAAAGTTTTTTGTAAAACCTGGAGGCTCAGAAACGCTCACAGGCGGCAGCGGTTGGAAAAGTTGGGCGACTCGGGGACCGTGAGAGGAACGTCGCTCTTCTTCACTGCGACAGGTTTGTAGTGTCTGACCGGCTGAGCTTTGTGCAcctgaggaggagaagaagaagagcggtCAGAAACGAGTCAGAATCTGTGATCACATCATCTCAGAACCTCAGAAGCCGCCTCCACCTGTTCCTGCCGCAGCCTGGCGATCTCCTCCCGCTcccgctgctcctcctcctgtctctgCGCCTCCTCCATGCGCGCCCTCAGCGCCTCCTTCTCGCCGTGCCGCCGCTCCACCTCCGCCCACTCGCGGGCCCGGCGCTCCGTGGCCAGCTCGAAGGCGTCCACCACTGCAGAAGAAGGAATGTCTGGGTGGATGATGGTGAAGACAAGAACACAGTGAGTCGCAGCACATCTGCAGCTTTCAGACTGTGGGAACATCTGGAGGAAGAACCCGAATAACGGAGGGCTGCGGCTTCAGGCCGTCTGATCTGAAAGCagctgcagacgcttttaaacAAACTTTCATTCGCTTCTGACGGCGCTTTTGACAGCAAAAGCCcacttgttgtgttttttttccccaactggGAAAACTGCAGCGGATGATTGTGTTTCAGACGCATGTTTGTTGTGTTGTCGCTTTTAATTGCGACTGTTTTCCAACAAATGCGACACACCAACTCGCACACGTTCAGCGGTTCACCACCGGCATTCGGTTTAAATCCCAAACGCTCCCACACTCACACAGGGTTCACTCATCGTTACTCTTATGGACccgagagggagaggaggaaaaactaACAAGCATGCAAATGGCATTTATCACGGCCAGAAAAATTATCGAGTTAATTTTGAATTATCATGCGATTAATTGATTTATTGAACATTGTGACAGGCCTACTGACATCTTAAACTAAACTGCCGTCGGTCAGAGGTCGTGTTTCTGCCAGATTCTGTGAAACGACCCGAAACTGAAAACCAGAACCGCCGATTCTCAGAAAACTGGTCCAAACTGGCTCGTATGTGGACCTGGAAGCTGTGAGCGGCCTCGGTGAGACGCTGAGTTTAATCATTTGATTGGTTAGCCTGTCCTCTGGTTTAATAAACACGTCAGATTAAACAGAAAGCTCGGCGGCTCTTCTTACCCACTGCGCTGCGGCCCTCCTTCCGCGGCCTGAAAGGCACTTTATGAGTGACCGTGTTGGGTCTGGCTTTGAACACGGCCGCCTCCTCCTGGAGCTTCTGCTCCTCCTTCACCTGCAGAACAGAAGCCAGACGATGTAAAATACTGTAAAGATAAAAGCAGGCGGTGCAGGCGGCGGGTCGTACCATCTGCTCCCAGCGGCTGCTCTTCACCGCCCCCCGctcatccagcagcagcctgaagGGCTCCGGCTTGGTGGGctccagcttcttcttctcGGGAAGGACCACCGTGTCGAAGTGCGGCAGCAGCTGGGCCTTGAACTGCGGGACCTGGAGAAGACAAAGAGAGATTCAGCCTTGGCTCTGAGGACGCAGACTCCTGCTTCTGGGACAGAGACTCCACCTCTTCGTTCCGCAGCTCCTCCAGCTTCTTCTCCTTCAGCGCCCGCCTCTCCTGCTCCCGCTGATCGAAGGAGAACGGGCAGACCTCCACCTGCTGCTTCTCTGGGAGCCGGGGCACGAACGGGAGGCCGAAGTGCGGCACCGGGGGGACCTTCAGCGGCGAGGGCGGCTTCGCCTGAACAGAACAAAAAGGTTAGAGGAGAcggaccaagttgttaaaacagtgggatgaaaagtggttgctgcacatccacagtctttagccaACTCTGCTgaaacattagcctcagataagAGGCTGTGTtctaaaccgcatacttctcctactactcatactaactttaactttttttaagttcccggatgcatactagattctcctaaatgttgggtatgcatcatgaggtcactactcatactcaaactacccaagatgcaacgtaacgcgacgtcgccgatcgtcatttcctgtcaaaacggcagtttaaagctagctacaacgagggtaggttcacttcctgttgtcaaaacaaaagcaccaattgtatggtaatggctttccctatgataaaaggcaacgggtattttattttggtgaaaataaccggaagtgcgttgctcactgcggctagctttagtagcactgaattcgtgggaacaaaattgtaaacagccggtattttgtcaggttttcaacacgttggggatctaaacgactactttctcgcctgaaaatgtttcaaatgttgctaaagtttacagagtttagagcttaagagaaatcagcttcaggccggctgatttcggctcgggcaggagcgaaatgcattgtgggtaaacgctctgcatactgcattatgcggtttcgaacacaccTTCTGCGTGTCTGTAATTACTGACAGAGGACAGCAAAGCGTTTCTTACTTCCTCGACCTTGCGGTCCAAACGGATCCTCTTCTTCAGCGCGAACGCCGGGGACTCCGGCACTGTCGGATAGGGAACTTTCTTTTCTGGCAGTCCCTGTAAAGAGGAAGATTTCCACTTTACCACCAAACGGGAGAGACCTGCAGAAGCTTCGTGTTCTCTGAATAAAACCAGTTTCAGGCGACTGGGACACTCACCGAAACCCCCTCCAGGACCTTCTTGGGCAGGGGCTTGGCTCTAAAGCCGTGGGGCTTCTCCTCACCCTCTTGGGGCTTCTTTGTGGCCTGTCTCTCCTGGAGCCTTTTCTCGATCTCCAACTCGAAGCCTTCGGGTACGGTGGGCTCCTTCACCGCCGGCTTCTTCAGCGCCTCGGCACCCTCTAGCATCTTCTTGTTGAGCTCCAGGGGCTTTATTTTAAACCTGTGATTTTAAACACCGGTTAGTTTATGGCCCCCCCAGAATCTCAACACATTTATAAAAGTTAAGGTTCATACTTCTGGAGCTGTTCCAGCTCCTCAGCTTCCACTTCTGCGCTGCTCTTGGTCGCCTGAGGTCGGCCTCTCTGGCGCGTCATCAGCTGAGGGGAGTGGGGCTGCGTGAGCTTCGGGTGGTTCCTCTTCACCGGAGACGGACCTGAGacgacagcagcagaaactcaacatctaacgtGAGGAAACATGGAGcagtaagtttcctaaatttgtCCCCCCCtccatggatagatgaatgtttgttttttaggttccatatgttttaaacatttccttttatttattgaagttcttgaatttacttagcctggctgatgcgtccacaatctcgatgagatggtggtctgggaaccaggtgtgcattttctcgtatttgaggcgtggtttacgaatgcctagagccgtttattgggcgctacgaatgtctatcaaacggcgtctggttcttcccatgctgctttgcgcgcgattcataccCAATtctatcacttataccagatgacgtatgtagagcgacagaaatttgatgaagaagaagaaaaaaaaaaagtaaaataaaagtaaacttgggttctaagctacttaaaacactttctaaggctgcatcgaacggtaacgttgtgtccgctgccatgttggattaacactccaCAAGCTTCGGTGTCAACATCGTCTTGCtacccccccgttctgtgattggttccctaactcaggcaaaaataagggcggtggtttccaggctgcctttgcagtgagaatgaaatcgcacgcaaagcagcatgggaattcccaggctagaatttacctggattattttaaatttaagctatttttttttaattaattttatcaactggatgaactctaatttgcttaaagatgattatttagtatttttgtcggTAAACGGTAAACTGTGGCTTAACTGAACATTAAAACAAAAGGACAGCTTTTGTATTGAAGGCTCGAGTTCTTTGGGATAAAATGGACAATAAAACAACTCTTTAAGGTGGACGAGCTGTTAAACACGTGCAGTTTCTGCAGTTAAAAACCAGTAAATCGCATCAAAAATTCTCTTTCTGTTGCAGTTCAGCCTTCGTGTCCCTCGCACCTCTTTCTTGAGTTCTGCGGCTGTGGTAGCGGGTCGGCGTTCGCTTCTGGAACTGCTCGACCTGCTGAGCCATGGAGACGTACGCGGCCGGCTCCTCCCCCTTCCTCTTCATGCCTTTAGACAGATTGAAGGGCTTTGGCACCGTGGCTCCTCGCCTCATCTTCGTCTTTAAGAGGAAGAGACAAAGACAACAGTTTAAATATTTATCTTTAGCTCTTTATCAGCTTTCTGCACGCCTCTGATCTGCTTACTGCTGCTGAGGGCTGACGGAGCTGATGGATGAAGTCCACCTCCTTCTGCGAAGAGTCGGACGTAGCGGACGCCTTAACACGAGAGTCTGTGTTGAAGTGGAATTCTTCCGGCACAGTTGTGGAGATGAGCATCTTCTTTGGTGGGGGATCTGAAATAAAACGGTGAGTTAGACTCGAAGCCGTCAGATGTGGCATCtttacttaaagggacagttcgcctcttgacatgaagctgtatgacatcccatatcagcaacatcatttatgaacatcttcttaccccctgctgcgtcctgtgagcagagttccagcctcgttttggtgttgatgaaggtagtccggctagttggctggggtttaaaaaataaagcgtgttgcttctcaaaacaatatgcgttcaacagagtaatacatttgcatcacaaaatggttctccaggaaaaagtcagacctcacaatctcttggccctattttctctcccttcgtatcactgcctgctgtgcagaccgaagcgcagaccgagcagcaaacaccgtaacaggcgcggctgtcagcagcaggcggtgatacgaagggagagaaaatagggccaagagattgtggggtctgactttttcctggagaaccattttgtgatgcaaatgtattactctgttgaacgcatattgttttgagaagcaacacgctttattttttaaaccccagccaactagccggactaccttcatcaacaccaaaacgaggctggaactctgctcacaggacgcagcaggggtaagaagatgttcataaatgatgttgctgatatgggatgttacacagcttcatgtcaaaagaggcgaactgtccctttaaagtgtgACATGAACTCACTGCCAGCCAGCGCCGCCTTGTAGCTGGCCTCGTTCTGCCTGCGGTGCAGCGCCACCTCTCGCTGGAGGCTCCGGATTCGCTCCATCTCCAGGTCCTCAGAGCTGAGTGGCCTGTGGGGACAGAATCATCACCGTTAGCATTTACTTCTACGGGCTTTGGAGGAGGTCCAAACAGCCACACGGGAAGTTCCTTTCAAACTAAACCACCTCGCCTCCACAGCAGAACAATCCTGGCATCACTTAAGTCTTAAATTTCTTTTGGACAATTACAGGAACTTGCATATCACACAGGAGCAGAATTAGTCATCATTCTCAGTGTTCCTTATTGTGTTAAAAGCCTTTCAGGCTGTTTTTTGGTGACATCATCTCCAGCTGGATCTTAATGAAAATAAACTCTTTGGACCAAATTCTGGAGCGAGAGCCACTCCAGGGCAGGTTCTACTTTAGATCAGTTGCAGATCGGTTTGATTTTCCACAGAACTGTGCCGTTACATCACTTTAAACATCCCTTCAGCAGATGTTTGAACCCCTCTCCATTTCTTCTGAATTTCTGCAGAAAACCACAGCGCAGAGAGACGTTCATCTGCACAGATGGTCGGTGTTTGTCTCATTTTCACTGCAAACAAAAGTCCTAAAAATATCTTGCTATGCCCCATTTTTACAACTCTGCACCACTTTCAGAGGTCTTAAGATGTGACATGCTTAGGTCAAACTACCAGCTGCCCTTCTGACCCTTTTTAACACTTCCTGAAAACGCGCTTTCAGAGGTGCGTAGTAACGagttacttttacttgagtaagtttttgaataAATTAtccttctaggagtagttttaaatctctatactttttacttttacctgagtagatgtgtgcagcagaaactgtcctcttactccgctacattaggctacaatgagctggttacttttcttcttacctctttggtattctacgcctcattatttttatccccccgcgtacgcctcattttaatgttttattctgacagagagagagacttcagccaaaggctctaccacctgactgtgttccaccaatcagacgcagccgtgcggtctggtcacgtgaccgtactcaatctcagcggcgggacgggttagctttagcattagcagtcgtagcaaacaaacaaagtaacagatgaaaaatgtcagaaccaacggtgggaaatgaagacgcagacgaggcctcatactgaaagcatgtttaccttacaaagagtgagaaacagcagctacattatgtgtcttctgtgtccaccaaaacaaacgcacatttcagcagaaactcaacatctaacttgaggaaacatgtagcgctaagtttcctaaactcgtttttcccccatggataggtgaatgtttgttttttaggttacatatgggttacatatgttttacacatttcctaaatctcttttattttttattgaagttcttgaatttacctggattatttttaatttaagctattttgtaattaattcattttatcaatgggatgaactctaattcccctaaagatgattatttagtatttttgtctggctgattgaatgcttgtgttaacaaataaatcagacgttactcaacatttactcagtacttgagtagttttttcacagagcactttttttactcttactctagtaattatttggatgactactttttacttttactttagtcatattattctgaagtaacggtacttttacttgagtacagtttttggctgctctacccacctctgaaggTGACCTGGTGAGGTCATCAGCTACTACTTTTAAAAGGTGAAaataccagggttgtgtttttggggagt
This window contains:
- the tpx2 gene encoding targeting protein for Xklp2 isoform X1: MMAESDSETYEFDAPSHVVDLKSTEIDDKWFEEVGGTDLRTPLRPSQVSMEGDPLGAEVFPEKNVAPDIPVQSQSESPAPNIVTSWGTDTQGANRPRRKTANNSVQPRRVAKRKEMISCTATPPPKKIKASGFRKSERLISRAEPKAHEPASTSTSTEPLSSEDLEMERIRSLQREVALHRRQNEASYKAALAGNPPPKKMLISTTVPEEFHFNTDSRVKASATSDSSQKEVDFIHQLRQPSAATKMRRGATVPKPFNLSKGMKRKGEEPAAYVSMAQQVEQFQKRTPTRYHSRRTQERGPSPVKRNHPKLTQPHSPQLMTRQRGRPQATKSSAEVEAEELEQLQKFKIKPLELNKKMLEGAEALKKPAVKEPTVPEGFELEIEKRLQERQATKKPQEGEEKPHGFRAKPLPKKVLEGVSGLPEKKVPYPTVPESPAFALKKRIRLDRKVEEAKPPSPLKVPPVPHFGLPFVPRLPEKQQVEVCPFSFDQREQERRALKEKKLEELRNEEVPQFKAQLLPHFDTVVLPEKKKLEPTKPEPFRLLLDERGAVKSSRWEQMVKEEQKLQEEAAVFKARPNTVTHKVPFRPRKEGRSAVDIPSSAVVDAFELATERRAREWAEVERRHGEKEALRARMEEAQRQEEEQREREEIARLRQEQVHKAQPVRHYKPVAVKKSDVPLTVPESPNFSNRCRL
- the tpx2 gene encoding targeting protein for Xklp2 isoform X2 is translated as MMAESDSETYEFDAPSHVVDLKSTEIDDKWFEEVGGTDLRTPLRPSQVSMEGDPLGAEVFPEKNVAPDIPVQSQSESPAPNIVTSWGTDTQGANRPRRKTANNSVQPRRVAKRKEMISCTATPPPKKIKASGFRKSERLISRAEPKAHEPASTSTSTEPLSSEDLEMERIRSLQREVALHRRQNEASYKAALAGNPPPKKMLISTTVPEEFHFNTDSRVKASATSDSSQKEVDFIHQLRQPSAATKMRRGATVPKPFNLSKGMKRKGEEPAAYVSMAQQVEQFQKRTPTRYHSRRTQERGPSPVKRNHPKLTQPHSPQLMTRQRGRPQATKSSAEVEAEELEQLQKFKIKPLELNKKMLEGAEALKKPAVKEPTVPEGFELEIEKRLQERQATKKPQEGEEKPHGFRAKPLPKKVLEGVSGLPEKKVPYPTVPESPAFALKKRIRLDRKVEEAKPPSPLKVPPVPHFGLPFVPRLPEKQQVEVCPFSFDQREQERRALKEKKLEELRNEEVPQFKAQLLPHFDTVVLPEKKKLEPTKPEPFRLLLDERGAVKSSRWEQMVKEEQKLQEEAAVFKARPNTVTHKVPFRPRKEGRSAVVVDAFELATERRAREWAEVERRHGEKEALRARMEEAQRQEEEQREREEIARLRQEQVHKAQPVRHYKPVAVKKSDVPLTVPESPNFSNRCRL